The proteins below are encoded in one region of Silene latifolia isolate original U9 population chromosome 2, ASM4854445v1, whole genome shotgun sequence:
- the LOC141627678 gene encoding uncharacterized protein LOC141627678: protein MTKDGDSSIKKDGDSNTMSISPSSPLFLHPSESPSLKLTQTIFNGENYDLWADAVRNGLDAKNKLGFVDGTVPKPVGTDDSLEVVAWRQCNAMVKAWLRSVIDEKLHPSIAFSALVRDIWKELQERYAAGNAPRVHQLKSELAECKQGTRSVVDYYTHLKSIWDELANYSHIPNCTCGAAAALTKEREDEKVHQFIMGLNTSLYDHIRSNLLMEDTLTSLSRAYALVLREERHKVITRSREDTTRGCDGGPGGVGRGRGSGAPDEQKEYEPPRCTHCGKWYHLEENCWEKHGIGKGRGRGRRGGRGGNRGGRHSNNSAHTANATTTETEPTKKDLTGEEIDQLRTMIAAKAEGNENLRGTNLLNLREWMLDSGCSHHMTGCRELLTDIWEDESSVVGLPNGSSIVAKEHGKIVLNDSFTLNDVLFVPSLTCHRFRYNTSSVRIIVL, encoded by the coding sequence atgaCAAAAGACGGAGATTCAAGCATTAAGAAAGACGGTGATTCAAACACGATGAGCATCTCACCGTCGTCACCATTGTTTCTCCATCCTTCCGAAAGTCCGAGTCTAAAATTGACTCAAACAATTTTTAACGGTGAGAATTATGACCTATGGGCCGATGCGGTTCGTAACGGACTCGACGCCAAGAACAAACTTGGCTTTGTCGATGGTACCGTTCCCAAACCCGTTGGTACGGATGATTCTCTCGAAGTTGTGGCATGGCGACAGTGCAATGCCATGGTCAAAGCTTGGTTACGCAGCGTCATTGACGAGAAATTACACCCAAGCATTGCTTTCTCCGCACTTGTGCGCGATATATGGAAAGAACTTCAGGAACGATATGCAGCGGGCAATGCTCCACGCGTGCATCAACTCAAAAGCGAGCTAGCCGAATGCAAGCAAGGCACACGATCTGTCGTGGACTACTATACCCACCTCAAATCAATTTGGGATGAATTGGCAAACTATAGCCACATTCCAAACTGCACTTGCGGAGCCGCGGCTGCTCTAACAAAAGAACGAGAAGATGAGAAGGTCCACCAGTTCATTATGGGTCTTAACACTTCTCTTTACGACCACATTCGATCGAACCTACTAATGGAGGACACCCTTACATCCCTCAGTCGTGCCTATGCGTTAGTCTTACGCGAAGAAAGACACAAGGTCATTACTCGAAGTCGCGAGGACACCACGAGAGGTTGCGATGGCGGTCCGGGAGGAGTAGGACGTGGTCGTGGGAGTGGTGCACCTGATGAGCAGAAAGAGTACGAACCACCCCGATGTACTCATTGTGGCAAATGGTATCATCTCGAAGAAAATTGTTGGGAAAAACATGGAATTGGCAAAGGACGCGGTCGAGGAAGGAGAGGCGGCAGAGGTGGAAATCGTGGAGGCAGACACTCAAATAATTCCGCACACACTGCCAATGCTACGACCACCGAGACCGAGCCCACCAAGAAAGACCTCACCGGTGAAGAAATTGACCAATTACGGACGATGATTGCTGCCAAGGCAGAAGGTAACGAGAACTTACGAGGTACGAATCTCTTAAATTTGCGTGAATGGATGCTTGACAGTGGGTGCTCACATCATATGACGGGTTGTAGAGAATTGCTCACTGACATTTGGGAGGATGAATCTTCTGTTGTTGGCCTTCCAAATGGGTCGTCTATTGTTGCGAAGGAACACGGGAAAATCGTGTTAAATGATTCATTCACACTCAATGACGTTTTATTTGTACCCTCGTTAACTTGTCACCGATTTCGATACAACACATCATCCGTGAGAATAATTGTCTTGTGa
- the LOC141642070 gene encoding putative F-box protein At1g65770 has translation MKMVDWAELGNDLLAEVALKLDAIEDFVYFSVVCRSWNRASSLVKRNWKSSMPYLLLAENHKENPNFLRQILSINNDRYYQLSLPQTFGTRCYGTSIGWLVSIDLDGQIDLLNPLTKERLPLPPQSTMPNRDLPVDGEEEDAICRRQDSIRKVIVVKDVERGNDGNDLIVFVSHTHWKRLLAFARPGDQTWTTIVPPWPAKETTYDVPFSHRAVDLVIRDNTLLILYEDASIGYLDLSDLSTTTVKAKEFLPSPEELKSRLDTYLLEMYLVESFGSLLMVHRNKSDIWVPDSQVDEDDRYETVGFEVFRFDIEVKKWEQVKELGDVALFVGDNQSISVRASDCRNCKSNCIYFTDDYAEQWDKPAKLGGHDMGIFDLKTGEFQKFYKGGNGNSDVCTPFWFMPQF, from the exons ATGAAAATGGTAGATTGGGCTGAGTTGGGCAATGATCTTCTAGCTGAGGTTGCCCTCAAACTAGACGCAATCGAAGACTTTGTTTACTTCTCGGTTGTCTGTCGCTCATGGAATCGCGCGTCTTCCTTAGTTAAACGCAATTGGAAATCATCAATGCCGTATCTTCTCCTAGCGGAAAACCACAAAGAAAACCCGAATTTTCTCAGGCAAATCCTTAGCATCAACAATGACAG gTACTACCAGTTAAGTCTTCCAcaaactttcggaacaagatgTTACGGAACATCAATTGGATGGCTTGTTAGCATTGATCTTGACGGACAAATCGACTTGCTCAATCCGCTTACCAAGGAGAGACTACCGCTTCCTCCTCAGTCGACTATGCCAAACCGAGACTTACCCGTTGATGGTGAAGAAGAGGATGCTATTTGCAGAAGACAAGATTCCATTAGAAAGGTTATTGTAGTAAAAGATGTCGAAAGAGGAAACGATGGAAACGATTTGATAGTTTTCGTAAGCCATACTCATTGGAAGAGGTTATTAGCTTTTGCAAGGCCAGGTGATCAAACATGGACTACGATCGTTCCCCCTTGGCCCGCGAAGGAAACTACGTATGATGTCCCATTTAGTCATCGTGCTGTCGATCTTGTAATTCGTGACAATACTTTACTAATTCTGTACGAGGATGCATCGATTGGGTATCTTGACTTATCGGATTTAAGTACAACTACTGTGAAGGCGAAGGAATTCTTGCCATCTCCCGAGGAATTAAAGTCTCGTCTTGATACGTATTTGCTAGAAATGTACTTGGTGGAGTCGTTTGGTAGTTTGTTGATGGTTCATCGAAACAAAAGTGATATCTGGGTGCCGGATAGTCAAGTTGACGAGGACGATCGTTATGAGACAGTTGGTTTCGAGGTGTTTAGGTTCGATATTGAGGTTAAAAAGTGGGAGCAAGTCAAGGAATTGGGTGATGTTGCATTGTTTGTGGGCGATAACCAGAGTATATCAGTAAGAGCATCAGATTGCAGGAACTGTAAATCGAATTGCATTTACTTTACTGACGATTATGCTGAGCAATGGGACAAGCCAGCAAAGTTAGGAGGGCATGATATGGGGATTTTCGACCTGAAAACCGGAGAATTTCAGAAATTTTACAAAGGTGGCAATGGGAATTCAGATGTTTGTACACCCTTCTGGTTTATGCCTCAGTTTTAG